In the genome of Rhodoplanes sp. Z2-YC6860, one region contains:
- a CDS encoding DUF1656 domain-containing protein, which translates to MIGEFDIYGVLVPALLVWLAVAYVVYFAVRGVLSVAGVYRFIWHRPLFDAALYVILLGAIVFVAAKVLS; encoded by the coding sequence ATGATCGGTGAATTCGATATCTATGGCGTATTGGTCCCCGCGCTGCTGGTCTGGCTGGCGGTGGCCTATGTGGTCTACTTCGCCGTGCGTGGCGTTTTGAGCGTGGCAGGCGTCTACCGCTTCATCTGGCATCGTCCGCTGTTCGACGCCGCGCTCTATGTCATTCTTCTTGGTGCAATTGTCTTTGTCGCCGCAAAGGTGCTGTCATGA